The proteins below are encoded in one region of Streptomyces sp. NBC_00490:
- a CDS encoding nuclear transport factor 2 family protein: MSEPQLAPLRTPREVLARYYRAMVDKSADDLADLYAVDAVHEFPFAVPGFPPRYDGREAVRAGYRVAWGGSPAQVDEIRKVAAYESTEPGVIVAEHVVVGSVPPGRGSFTVPGLLVLHVHDGLITRARDYMDASGVAGARG, from the coding sequence ATGTCCGAACCGCAGCTCGCTCCCCTCCGCACCCCGCGCGAGGTGCTGGCCCGCTACTACCGGGCCATGGTCGACAAGTCCGCGGACGACCTCGCCGACCTGTACGCCGTGGACGCGGTGCACGAGTTCCCGTTCGCCGTCCCCGGCTTCCCCCCTCGCTACGACGGGCGCGAGGCCGTACGTGCGGGGTACCGGGTGGCCTGGGGCGGAAGCCCCGCCCAGGTGGACGAGATCAGGAAGGTCGCGGCCTACGAGTCCACCGAACCCGGCGTGATCGTCGCCGAGCATGTCGTGGTGGGGTCGGTGCCGCCCGGGCGCGGCTCCTTCACCGTCCCCGGCCTGCTCGTACTCCATGTCCACGACGGACTGATCACGCGGGCGCGCGACTACATGGACGCCTCGGGGGTCGCCGGCGCCCGCGGTTGA